A genomic region of Bernardetia sp. ABR2-2B contains the following coding sequences:
- a CDS encoding trimeric intracellular cation channel family protein: MENISQADFTVLLDLFGTFAFAISGIRLATGKQMDWFGAYIIGLVTAIGGGTLRDLLLNLPPFWIVDAKYFITTGVALIATLIFKDKLFKLGSTLFMFDTIGLGLFTVVGITKSIDAGLSIWVCIVMGTITGSVGGIIRDILLNEIPLLFRKDIYALSCIAGGGVYFICDYFHLLTGITEIVAALTVIIVRLIVVKFHIHLPQLQPLDNKKE; this comes from the coding sequence ATGGAAAATATTTCACAAGCTGACTTTACCGTATTGCTAGACCTTTTTGGCACATTTGCTTTTGCAATTAGTGGGATTAGATTGGCAACAGGAAAACAAATGGACTGGTTTGGAGCATATATTATTGGATTAGTAACTGCCATTGGTGGAGGAACATTGAGAGACCTATTGCTTAACTTGCCTCCCTTTTGGATAGTAGATGCGAAATACTTTATAACCACAGGGGTTGCTCTTATTGCTACACTAATATTTAAAGATAAGCTATTCAAGCTAGGAAGCACTTTATTTATGTTTGACACAATCGGACTTGGCTTATTTACTGTCGTTGGTATAACCAAAAGTATTGATGCAGGGCTTTCTATTTGGGTCTGTATTGTTATGGGAACGATTACTGGTTCTGTGGGTGGTATTATTAGAGATATATTACTAAATGAAATCCCTTTGTTGTTCCGTAAAGATATTTATGCACTTTCTTGTATTGCTGGAGGTGGAGTATATTTTATTTGTGATTACTTTCATCTACTTACTGGCATAACAGAGATAGTAGCTGCTCTAACAGTAATTATTGTGCGATTGATAGTTGTGAAATTTCATATTCATCTACCACAGTTGCAGCCATTAGACAATAAAAAAGAATAA
- a CDS encoding DUF420 domain-containing protein, with amino-acid sequence MNTTIPSNNQPTTNPTMKWTIGILSVVVPLLVAILLSMNNESKIDFGFNTRILPHINAVFNSLTSLCLIAGFFAVKSKNIKLHRGLMITAFILSSLFLVSYVIYHASVPHTIFGGEGIVKGFYYFLLGSHILLSIVVVPLVLWAIYFAWTGKIDKHKKIVKWTFPIWTYVAITGVTVYFMISPYYQPL; translated from the coding sequence ATGAATACAACTATTCCATCAAATAATCAACCCACAACTAATCCAACAATGAAATGGACAATCGGAATTTTGTCTGTTGTTGTGCCTCTGCTTGTAGCTATTTTACTCTCTATGAATAATGAAAGCAAAATTGATTTTGGCTTTAATACTCGCATCTTGCCTCATATCAACGCTGTTTTTAATTCGCTTACTTCACTTTGCTTGATTGCTGGTTTTTTTGCTGTTAAAAGTAAAAACATTAAATTACATAGAGGTCTTATGATAACAGCTTTTATTTTGTCATCTTTATTTTTAGTTTCTTATGTAATTTATCACGCTTCTGTTCCTCATACTATTTTTGGAGGAGAGGGTATTGTTAAAGGTTTTTACTACTTTTTATTAGGCTCACACATTTTACTTTCTATTGTGGTTGTGCCTTTGGTTTTGTGGGCAATTTACTTTGCTTGGACAGGAAAAATTGACAAACATAAGAAAATCGTAAAATGGACTTTTCCTATCTGGACGTATGTTGCTATTACTGGAGTTACAGTTTATTTTATGATAAGCCCATATTATCAGCCATTATAA
- a CDS encoding DUF6498-containing protein → MPTSKIKKLYAKNIALIRFLFSLLVNGFTFFGIIVWKWSFFTVIYLYWAEEVIRIIFRFFENRINYNKNQISKTELKIKNKATRTMLFPMAIYFVFIIVIVGIIASPNSDATLNNLFTVFFKNMEFNLNLVLAVLTEIVILIYLFKKLSKNKFDNQSKEELEIEFSRKQQEEQSKNYANLQQDKYQQNYQTNTDQSQNQVFSTQMLVLHVSIILGTMLYFAANTDKLPIQIDLGEAGKFAFVIVFAAVQTVGEVLGFVKSRKE, encoded by the coding sequence ATGCCTACTTCAAAAATAAAGAAACTTTATGCAAAAAATATCGCTCTTATTCGTTTTTTGTTTAGCCTTTTGGTAAATGGTTTTACCTTTTTTGGTATTATCGTTTGGAAATGGAGCTTTTTTACTGTCATTTATTTGTATTGGGCAGAAGAAGTAATACGTATTATTTTTAGATTTTTTGAGAATAGAATCAATTATAATAAAAATCAAATTTCTAAAACAGAATTAAAAATCAAAAATAAAGCGACAAGAACAATGCTTTTTCCGATGGCAATTTATTTTGTCTTTATAATTGTAATTGTTGGAATTATCGCCTCTCCTAATAGTGATGCTACACTAAATAATTTGTTTACTGTATTTTTTAAAAATATGGAATTTAATCTCAATTTAGTTTTGGCTGTTTTGACTGAAATAGTAATTCTGATTTATTTATTTAAAAAACTAAGTAAAAATAAATTTGATAATCAAAGTAAAGAAGAGTTGGAAATAGAATTTTCAAGAAAACAACAAGAAGAGCAATCAAAAAACTACGCAAACTTGCAGCAAGATAAATATCAACAAAACTATCAAACAAATACAGACCAAAGCCAAAATCAAGTATTCTCTACGCAAATGTTAGTTTTGCATGTTTCTATTATCTTAGGAACAATGCTATATTTTGCAGCCAATACGGATAAATTACCTATTCAAATAGATTTGGGTGAGGCTGGAAAGTTTGCTTTTGTGATTGTTTTTGCTGCTGTGCAAACGGTGGGAGAGGTGTTGGGGTTTGTCAAGAGTAGGAAAGAGTAA
- a CDS encoding cytochrome c oxidase subunit 3, which translates to MAAEVIAEPTKPQMNAPVRSMWDGGNEPLKASYGKLMMWFFLLSDVFTFGAFLISYGVARFAFPAFEKSPDEFIFSQEYWPIPEKVFNSMPLFHGVDAPLVFVGIMTFILIMSSVTMVLAVEAGHSPALNEDERQAEVEKWMLWTILGGVAFLSCQAWEWAHFIHGTEMFISSMDEVARSTGFGASLTQNQYGPPLFADFFFFITGFHGCHVLIGVILNIIIFYNVVMGVYRRTGHYEMVEKVGLYWHFVDLVWVFVFTFFYLV; encoded by the coding sequence ATGGCAGCAGAAGTTATTGCAGAACCTACCAAACCACAAATGAATGCGCCTGTTCGCAGTATGTGGGATGGAGGAAACGAACCATTAAAGGCAAGTTATGGAAAACTCATGATGTGGTTTTTCCTTCTTTCCGATGTTTTTACCTTTGGAGCTTTTCTTATTTCGTATGGAGTAGCTCGTTTTGCGTTTCCAGCATTTGAAAAAAGCCCTGATGAATTCATTTTTTCTCAAGAATATTGGCCTATTCCAGAGAAGGTGTTTAACTCAATGCCTCTTTTTCATGGTGTAGATGCTCCTCTTGTTTTTGTTGGTATCATGACTTTCATTCTGATTATGAGTAGTGTTACAATGGTATTGGCTGTTGAGGCTGGTCATAGTCCTGCGCTTAATGAAGATGAAAGACAAGCAGAAGTAGAAAAATGGATGCTTTGGACTATCTTAGGTGGTGTAGCATTTCTTAGCTGCCAAGCGTGGGAATGGGCTCACTTTATTCACGGAACTGAAATGTTTATTTCAAGTATGGACGAAGTTGCTCGTAGTACAGGATTTGGAGCAAGTTTGACGCAAAACCAATACGGTCCACCACTTTTTGCAGACTTCTTCTTCTTTATTACTGGTTTCCATGGTTGCCACGTACTTATTGGAGTGATTCTTAATATTATCATTTTCTATAATGTAGTGATGGGTGTTTATCGTCGTACAGGACACTACGAAATGGTAGAAAAAGTAGGTTTGTACTGGCACTTTGTAGATTTAGTTTGGGTATTTGTATTTACATTTTTCTACCTTGTGTAG
- a CDS encoding AsmA-like C-terminal region-containing protein, with the protein MKIFKRKKLWRWLLIGFLFLFVLVLIAPYILYKNQDFIAEKVTEKLNEMQVGHTTLGGLHISPFKNFPYISVDLEDLKFYSSNDETQRPVYAFDDVYIGFDAWKLLEGEYTIKKIVVQKGELHIIRFEDSTINLVLAKSLNPKELKTELEKAEKDKENHFHLDLKSIELIDVFVEKEDRLENNLVQTQIKKAKSTFTYNTNFIDNHLDIDFELVDLNLHKMDFFVKKHINIISDIHYNLKDNYLDIDPSELQIEGGVFGLEGFIDIENDMDIDISIQGKKPDFKLITSFAPPDVYEKLESYRNKGEIYFKGMIQGKLTEGNPKIGLEFGCENAQFINPNANKSISDLSFMGYYTNGEERNLKTSEIYLTNLSGKPENSFVKGSFHVINFDDPYFSIDLHSSLNLVSLYELFELDMVEGLQGQAIIDMNIDELLDADDIEGILGELKDGTDSRIVLKNVSFYAPDYYPHPVKNLNSKASFIGGKLQIDYFDVEVEDSKLELSGLVSNLTALLHNKDADVEADLKGKASKLNLPVLLAFDSALSKSTTEVITNLVFDTKFLTNTKYIRQADGIPQGEFLVDSLFFDLKNYAHTIHDFHIDILIDENDIRVKRFHGEIDKSNFDLDAYLKNYHALLPKHKEKPVEFYIDITSDNLIFNDLLTYEGINYLPKEYKDETLKDFEVEALLNINSKNVRESNWFENTDLKLTDLHGKFRQHKLKIEGLHGDFSLRKGDISIKNFSGKLGKSDIKLEAQLFNYLDSTKESKAKVKLVAQTLDVDEIMDYEEPKMINEKITKVNHDSVFNIFSVEFPNLELDAKVGDLTYHNYHLTNITTQMRSTSEHYLYIDSLSFGSADGHFDLNGYFNGSDPTHIYFDSDLKIDDADLDRLFFRFDNFGQDFLVKENVHGRISGTVKSKVRMHTDLVPYLGETEAHAELNIRDGSLVNFPPFQAFSDYMGDKDLKNVRFGELSNVFNIKKGRIDIPRMEISSSLGYMFISGTQNFDTDLKMNYVVEVPFKLVRQAAWQSMFKKNKKAAKDLEKVENEIQSSDEDKDATMISINIFGTPDEFDFKLGKGKKRK; encoded by the coding sequence ATGAAAATATTTAAAAGGAAAAAACTTTGGCGTTGGCTTTTGATAGGCTTTCTGTTTTTGTTTGTTTTAGTTTTGATTGCTCCTTATATCCTCTACAAAAATCAAGATTTTATTGCTGAAAAAGTAACCGAGAAACTCAATGAAATGCAAGTAGGACATACTACACTCGGTGGACTGCATATATCGCCCTTCAAAAACTTTCCTTATATCTCTGTTGATTTGGAAGACTTAAAGTTTTATTCTTCTAATGACGAAACGCAGCGTCCTGTCTATGCCTTCGATGATGTCTATATTGGTTTTGATGCTTGGAAGCTTTTGGAAGGCGAATACACCATAAAAAAAATCGTCGTACAAAAAGGAGAGTTACATATTATTCGTTTTGAAGATAGCACTATCAATCTTGTTTTGGCAAAATCACTCAACCCAAAAGAACTAAAAACAGAATTAGAAAAAGCCGAAAAAGATAAGGAAAATCACTTTCATTTAGATTTAAAATCTATAGAACTGATTGATGTTTTTGTAGAAAAAGAAGATCGTTTGGAGAATAATCTTGTACAAACGCAAATAAAAAAAGCAAAAAGCACCTTTACCTATAATACTAATTTTATTGATAACCATTTAGATATTGATTTTGAATTGGTAGATTTGAATCTACACAAGATGGATTTCTTTGTAAAAAAACATATCAATATTATCTCTGATATACATTATAATTTGAAAGATAATTATTTAGATATAGACCCAAGCGAGTTGCAAATAGAAGGAGGTGTTTTTGGTTTGGAAGGGTTTATAGATATAGAAAATGATATGGATATAGATATTTCAATTCAAGGAAAAAAACCTGATTTTAAGCTTATAACTTCATTTGCTCCCCCAGATGTTTATGAAAAACTAGAAAGCTATCGAAATAAAGGTGAGATATACTTCAAGGGAATGATTCAAGGCAAACTGACTGAAGGAAATCCAAAAATAGGATTAGAGTTTGGTTGTGAAAATGCTCAGTTTATCAATCCAAATGCCAACAAGTCTATTAGTGATTTGAGTTTTATGGGATATTATACTAATGGCGAAGAACGCAACCTCAAAACTTCTGAAATTTACCTTACCAACTTGAGTGGAAAGCCTGAAAATAGCTTTGTAAAAGGGAGTTTTCACGTCATAAATTTTGATGACCCTTATTTTTCTATTGACTTGCACTCTAGTTTGAATTTAGTATCTCTATACGAACTTTTTGAGCTGGATATGGTAGAAGGCTTACAAGGACAAGCTATTATTGATATGAATATTGATGAACTCTTAGATGCTGATGATATTGAAGGAATATTAGGTGAGCTAAAAGATGGAACAGATAGCCGTATTGTACTCAAAAATGTCAGTTTTTATGCACCTGATTATTATCCACATCCTGTCAAAAATCTTAATTCAAAGGCAAGTTTTATAGGAGGGAAATTACAAATTGATTATTTTGATGTCGAAGTAGAGGATTCTAAACTAGAACTTTCAGGCTTAGTTTCTAATCTTACGGCACTTCTACACAATAAAGATGCTGATGTAGAAGCCGATTTGAAAGGAAAAGCCTCAAAACTAAATTTACCTGTTTTGTTAGCTTTTGATTCTGCGCTTTCCAAAAGTACGACCGAAGTAATTACTAATCTTGTTTTTGATACAAAATTTCTGACCAATACAAAATATATTCGTCAGGCTGATGGTATTCCACAAGGAGAATTTTTGGTGGATAGTTTGTTTTTTGATTTAAAAAATTACGCTCATACTATTCACGATTTTCATATTGATATTCTTATTGACGAAAATGATATTCGTGTAAAGCGTTTTCATGGCGAAATTGATAAAAGTAATTTTGATTTAGATGCTTATCTCAAAAATTATCATGCCCTTTTGCCAAAACACAAAGAAAAACCTGTTGAGTTTTATATTGATATTACTTCTGATAATCTGATATTCAATGATTTGCTGACCTACGAAGGTATAAATTATCTTCCCAAAGAATACAAAGATGAAACCTTAAAAGATTTTGAAGTAGAAGCCTTACTGAATATCAATAGTAAAAATGTACGAGAAAGTAATTGGTTTGAAAATACTGATTTGAAACTTACAGATTTGCACGGAAAGTTTCGTCAGCACAAGCTCAAAATTGAAGGTTTGCACGGCGATTTTAGTCTGCGAAAAGGAGATATAAGTATCAAAAATTTTAGTGGGAAATTGGGTAAGTCAGATATTAAACTAGAGGCACAACTTTTCAATTATCTTGATAGTACAAAAGAATCTAAGGCAAAAGTCAAATTAGTAGCTCAAACTTTAGATGTCGATGAAATAATGGATTATGAAGAGCCAAAAATGATAAATGAAAAAATAACAAAAGTAAATCATGATAGTGTTTTTAATATTTTTAGTGTTGAGTTTCCTAATCTTGAACTAGATGCAAAAGTAGGCGACTTAACGTATCACAACTATCATTTGACCAATATCACAACTCAAATGCGAAGTACGAGTGAGCATTATTTATACATTGATTCACTTAGTTTTGGTTCTGCTGATGGTCATTTTGACCTCAATGGTTATTTTAATGGCTCAGACCCAACACATATTTATTTTGATAGTGATTTGAAGATTGATGATGCAGACCTTGACAGGCTTTTCTTTAGGTTTGATAATTTTGGACAGGATTTTTTAGTAAAAGAAAATGTTCATGGCAGAATTAGTGGAACTGTAAAGTCTAAGGTTCGGATGCACACAGATTTAGTCCCTTACTTAGGAGAAACTGAAGCTCATGCAGAGTTAAATATAAGAGATGGTAGTTTGGTAAACTTCCCTCCTTTTCAAGCATTTTCTGATTATATGGGAGACAAAGACTTGAAAAATGTCCGTTTTGGAGAACTATCTAATGTTTTCAATATTAAAAAAGGACGTATTGATATTCCACGTATGGAAATAAGTTCTTCGCTTGGTTATATGTTTATTTCTGGTACTCAAAATTTTGATACAGATTTGAAGATGAATTATGTGGTCGAAGTGCCTTTTAAACTAGTCCGACAAGCAGCTTGGCAATCCATGTTTAAGAAAAACAAAAAAGCAGCTAAAGACTTAGAAAAAGTAGAAAATGAAATTCAGAGTTCAGATGAAGATAAAGATGCCACTATGATTAGTATAAATATTTTCGGAACGCCAGATGAGTTTGATTTTAAGCTTGGGAAGGGTAAAAAAAGAAAATAG
- a CDS encoding SCO family protein, translating into MSDKSDSLPEKKNYKNLAVLLTILVLPALFIFFLMTGETKHKVLPIMYSLRLPEFDPTFIKASGCEPNFVDSTHRTIPFSLTNQLGETISQEDLRGNIYVANFILTRCTQNICPKMASEMIRVQEAFKDDKNVKIISYSIDPTYDTPKVLKEYAEKYGADNSKWHFLTGTEEEIFQQAKCSYFLPAEKKDTYVNIDHSERFVLVDKKGQIRGYYKGTDLNDVDRLIHEIQVLQLEDEQ; encoded by the coding sequence ATGTCAGATAAATCAGATTCTCTTCCAGAAAAGAAAAATTATAAAAACTTAGCTGTTCTACTTACTATTTTAGTTCTTCCTGCTCTTTTCATATTCTTCTTAATGACAGGAGAAACGAAGCACAAAGTATTGCCGATAATGTACAGTTTGCGTTTGCCTGAATTTGACCCTACTTTTATAAAGGCTTCGGGCTGTGAACCAAACTTTGTAGATTCTACGCACCGAACCATTCCATTTTCACTTACCAATCAGCTTGGAGAAACAATTTCACAAGAAGATTTGAGAGGAAATATCTATGTAGCAAATTTTATTCTTACTCGTTGTACGCAAAATATTTGTCCAAAAATGGCTTCTGAAATGATACGTGTACAGGAAGCATTTAAAGATGATAAAAATGTAAAAATTATTTCGTACAGCATTGACCCAACCTACGACACACCAAAAGTTTTGAAGGAATATGCTGAAAAATATGGTGCTGATAACTCAAAATGGCATTTCTTGACAGGAACAGAAGAAGAGATTTTTCAACAAGCAAAATGTAGTTATTTTCTCCCTGCTGAAAAGAAAGATACGTATGTAAATATTGACCATTCAGAGCGTTTTGTTTTGGTAGATAAAAAAGGACAAATTAGAGGATATTACAAAGGAACAGACCTCAATGATGTCGACAGACTGATCCACGAAATACAAGTATTGCAATTAGAAGATGAACAATAA
- a CDS encoding cytochrome C oxidase subunit IV family protein, translating into MAHVDSSLSPKEQRAKNIKKIWMVAGILALVTAIEYVIAFTIAPSIYRNIVFILLTLVKAGYIVAEFMHLKHEAKYLIFAIIAPTIFVCWLILAMLIEGTTIFGIRFPELVM; encoded by the coding sequence ATGGCTCACGTAGATTCATCACTTAGCCCAAAAGAGCAAAGAGCTAAGAATATCAAGAAAATTTGGATGGTAGCAGGTATTCTAGCACTTGTTACGGCAATAGAATACGTTATTGCTTTTACTATTGCACCAAGCATTTACAGAAATATCGTATTTATCTTGCTTACACTCGTGAAGGCTGGCTATATTGTAGCCGAATTTATGCACCTTAAGCACGAAGCTAAATACCTTATTTTTGCTATCATCGCTCCAACTATTTTTGTTTGTTGGCTTATTTTGGCAATGCTTATCGAAGGAACTACTATTTTTGGAATCCGTTTTCCAGAATTGGTAATGTAA